The Prochlorococcus marinus CUG1416 genome has a segment encoding these proteins:
- a CDS encoding TatD family hydrolase: MSDIALIDSHCHLIFENFEKDLEDVVLRLRSIGVKKLVHACCELTEIPKLKKISHKFNEIYYSVGLHPLEAKKWEPSSKSILRRSAQEDRRVVAIGELGLDFFKSENKTQQIEALIPQMELAWELELPVIIHCRDAANEMIEICNDFSKKGKCPKGVLHCWTGTPKEMEKFLEFGFYISFSGIVTFPKAHEIHECAKIVPNDKYLIETDSPFLAPVPYRGKRNEPAFVENVAKFMADLRSTELITIAQESSKNAEDLFKFDLLS; the protein is encoded by the coding sequence ATGAGCGATATTGCACTCATAGACTCACACTGTCATTTAATATTTGAAAACTTTGAAAAAGATCTTGAAGATGTTGTCCTAAGATTACGTTCAATAGGTGTAAAGAAATTAGTACATGCTTGTTGCGAATTAACAGAAATTCCCAAGTTAAAAAAAATATCCCATAAATTTAATGAAATTTATTATTCAGTAGGTTTGCATCCTCTAGAAGCAAAAAAATGGGAACCAAGTTCCAAATCTATTTTAAGAAGGTCAGCTCAAGAAGATAGAAGAGTTGTAGCGATTGGCGAATTAGGCTTGGATTTTTTTAAAAGTGAAAATAAAACTCAGCAAATTGAGGCTTTGATTCCACAAATGGAGTTAGCTTGGGAACTTGAACTGCCTGTAATTATCCATTGCAGAGATGCTGCAAATGAAATGATCGAGATATGTAACGATTTCTCTAAAAAAGGTAAATGCCCCAAAGGGGTACTGCATTGTTGGACCGGAACCCCAAAAGAAATGGAGAAATTCTTGGAGTTTGGTTTTTACATCAGTTTTAGTGGAATAGTTACTTTCCCAAAAGCACATGAGATTCATGAATGTGCAAAAATAGTCCCTAATGATAAATACTTAATTGAAACTGACTCACCTTTTTTAGCTCCTGTGCCATATAGGGGTAAAAGAAATGAACCTGCATTTGTTGAAAATGTTGCCAAATTCATGGCAGATTTGAGATCTACAGAATTAATTACAATTGCCCAAGAGTCATCTAAGAATGCTGAAGATTTGTTTAAATTTGACTTGTTAAGTTGA
- the rpsT gene encoding 30S ribosomal protein S20 gives MANNKSAKKRIQIAERNRLINKSYKSTLRTFTKKTLENCEKYKKEPNEDNKNLVKTSLNKAFSLIDKAVKKNVLHKNNGANKKSKINTVVKNTLTTK, from the coding sequence GTGGCCAATAACAAATCAGCAAAAAAGAGAATACAAATTGCCGAAAGAAATCGTTTAATCAATAAATCATATAAATCTACACTCAGAACTTTTACTAAAAAAACCTTAGAAAACTGTGAAAAATATAAAAAAGAACCTAATGAGGATAATAAAAATTTAGTGAAAACAAGTCTGAATAAAGCTTTTAGTTTAATTGATAAGGCAGTTAAAAAAAATGTCCTACATAAGAATAATGGCGCAAATAAAAAATCAAAAATCAACACTGTTGTAAAAAATACTCTCACCACAAAGTAA
- the hisD gene encoding histidinol dehydrogenase, giving the protein MNIIKNNKDAIQELKRISTRTNSENNNKINAIVEEILQEVKTSGDLAVEKYTRKFDGFNPKPMQVSPNDLKEAWDEIDSNLKNSLEVAHKRIKKFHEQEIPSSFTLEGEHGDKVQRKWRPVKNAGIYVPGGRASYPSTVLMNAIPAKVAGVKEIIMVSPGNREGAINKTVLAAAHLSGINKVYRIGGAQAIGALAFGTNQIDKVDVISGPGNIYVTTAKKLIYGSTGIDSLAGPSEILIIADETAESTHIASDLLAQAEHDPLASSILLTTSNKQANEVLEELNKIIDDHPRKEICRQSIKNWGLIVICENDETCIELSNNFAPEHLEILTCDPNKILEGIENAGAIFLGKWTPEAVGDYLAGPNHTLPTSGNSRFSGSLGVETFMKNTSIIEFNEASLKVNSLDIINLAKSEGLHSHANSIKIRFKD; this is encoded by the coding sequence ATGAACATTATAAAAAATAACAAAGATGCTATCCAAGAATTAAAAAGGATTTCTACTAGAACTAATTCAGAAAACAATAACAAGATCAATGCAATTGTCGAAGAAATTCTTCAAGAGGTAAAAACTTCTGGCGATTTAGCTGTAGAAAAATATACAAGAAAATTTGATGGTTTCAACCCTAAACCTATGCAAGTTAGCCCGAATGATTTAAAGGAGGCATGGGATGAGATTGATAGCAATTTAAAAAACTCACTTGAAGTAGCACATAAAAGAATTAAAAAATTCCATGAACAAGAAATTCCATCATCTTTCACTTTAGAAGGTGAACATGGTGATAAAGTCCAAAGAAAATGGAGACCAGTAAAAAATGCAGGTATTTATGTCCCTGGAGGTAGAGCTTCTTATCCAAGCACTGTATTAATGAATGCGATCCCTGCAAAAGTAGCCGGAGTGAAAGAAATTATAATGGTATCTCCTGGGAATAGAGAAGGTGCAATAAATAAAACTGTTTTAGCTGCAGCTCACTTATCGGGAATCAATAAAGTTTATAGAATTGGAGGAGCTCAAGCAATTGGCGCTTTAGCTTTTGGCACTAATCAAATAGATAAAGTTGATGTTATTTCAGGTCCCGGGAATATCTATGTAACTACTGCCAAAAAACTAATTTATGGCTCTACAGGAATAGATTCCTTAGCGGGTCCAAGTGAAATATTAATCATTGCAGATGAAACCGCTGAAAGTACACATATAGCATCTGATTTATTAGCACAAGCAGAACATGATCCTTTAGCTTCTTCAATACTTCTGACCACTTCAAATAAACAGGCCAACGAAGTTTTAGAAGAACTTAACAAAATAATTGATGATCATCCAAGAAAAGAAATTTGTAGGCAATCAATAAAAAATTGGGGATTAATTGTTATTTGCGAAAATGATGAAACCTGTATTGAACTAAGCAATAACTTTGCTCCTGAGCACTTAGAAATTTTAACTTGTGATCCAAACAAGATTCTTGAAGGTATAGAAAATGCAGGAGCAATATTTTTAGGAAAATGGACGCCGGAAGCTGTTGGAGATTACTTGGCTGGACCAAATCATACTTTACCTACATCAGGAAATTCCAGATTTAGCGGTTCTTTAGGAGTTGAAACTTTTATGAAAAACACTTCAATAATAGAATTTAATGAAGCAAGTTTAAAAGTTAATAGTCTTGATATCATTAACCTTGCTAAAAGTGAGGGATTACATAGTCACGCTAATTCAATAAAAATAAGATTTAAAGATTAG
- the rpiA gene encoding ribose-5-phosphate isomerase RpiA, translated as MKQIVADAAIKEVKSDMILGLGSGSTAALMIKSLAHEINSGKLQNIRGVATSFQSEVLALELNIPLIDLASVSHIDLAIDGADEVDPGFQLIKGGGACHVREKLVASKANQLLIVVDESKMVQSLNQSFPLPVEVLPNAWKQVQDIISEMNASSSLRMATKKAGPVVTDQGNLILDVLFNDGIKDPKGIEMSINNIPGVLENGLFVDLTDNVLVGKIEKNVPVVYSPQKLANL; from the coding sequence ATGAAACAAATAGTTGCTGATGCAGCAATTAAAGAAGTAAAGAGCGACATGATACTCGGATTAGGATCTGGATCTACAGCTGCGCTTATGATAAAAAGCCTCGCACATGAAATTAACTCTGGAAAATTGCAAAACATAAGAGGTGTTGCAACTTCCTTTCAGTCAGAAGTTTTAGCACTCGAACTTAATATCCCTCTTATTGATTTAGCTTCTGTCTCTCATATCGATTTAGCTATTGATGGAGCAGATGAAGTTGATCCAGGATTTCAACTAATTAAAGGTGGAGGAGCCTGTCATGTAAGAGAAAAGTTAGTAGCATCTAAGGCTAATCAATTGTTAATTGTTGTTGACGAAAGTAAAATGGTACAAAGTTTAAATCAATCTTTTCCTTTACCTGTAGAGGTCCTTCCAAATGCTTGGAAGCAAGTTCAGGACATCATCTCAGAAATGAATGCCAGTTCTTCTTTAAGAATGGCTACAAAAAAAGCTGGCCCAGTAGTTACTGACCAAGGCAACTTGATTTTAGACGTGTTGTTTAATGATGGTATTAAGGATCCAAAGGGCATTGAAATGAGTATTAATAATATTCCAGGAGTATTAGAAAACGGATTATTTGTTGATCTTACAGATAATGTATTGGTTGGTAAAATTGAGAAAAATGTTCCAGTTGTTTACTCCCCTCAAAAATTGGCTAATCTTTAA
- a CDS encoding trypsin-like peptidase domain-containing protein encodes MKFLKIKFTNLIQIFIIACLVNFSQQAEVLALISSENHNFVSTAIKNVAPAVVKIDTERLVERQQFDPTLLDPLLRDLLGEPGIGPDRERGQGSGVIINENGLVLTNAHVVERVDDVSVTLADGTVCDGQVLGTDVVTDLALVKIKESTYSHFAPLGNSEDLEVGDWAIALGTPYGLEKTVTLGIVSSLHRDINSLGFSDKRLDLIQTDAAINPGNSGGPLINSSGEVIGINSLVRSGPGAGLGFAIPINLAKNVSDQLLKNGEVIHPYLGVQLISLNPRMAKEHNHDPNSIVQLPERNGALIQSVIPNSPAEKAGLRRGDLVIAAENVSIEEPKALLDQVEKAQIGKVFLLNVLRDNKEIQINIKPEPLPGLT; translated from the coding sequence ATGAAATTTCTTAAGATTAAATTTACTAATTTAATCCAAATATTCATTATTGCTTGTTTAGTTAATTTTTCTCAACAAGCTGAGGTTTTAGCTTTAATTTCATCCGAAAATCATAATTTTGTATCAACTGCGATTAAAAATGTTGCCCCTGCGGTTGTAAAAATTGATACTGAGCGATTGGTAGAAAGGCAACAATTTGATCCAACTTTACTAGACCCTTTATTGAGGGATTTACTTGGGGAGCCTGGAATTGGACCTGATAGAGAAAGAGGCCAAGGTTCTGGTGTCATTATTAATGAGAATGGTTTAGTTCTTACAAATGCTCATGTAGTAGAAAGAGTTGATGATGTTTCAGTAACTTTGGCAGACGGAACTGTTTGCGATGGTCAAGTTTTGGGTACAGATGTAGTCACAGATCTAGCTTTAGTGAAAATTAAAGAGTCTACTTATTCTCATTTTGCACCACTTGGAAATTCTGAAGATCTTGAAGTTGGAGATTGGGCAATTGCTCTGGGTACCCCCTATGGTTTAGAGAAAACCGTTACCTTAGGTATAGTAAGTAGCCTGCATAGGGATATAAATAGTCTAGGCTTTTCAGATAAAAGGCTTGATCTAATTCAGACTGATGCCGCAATAAATCCAGGAAATTCTGGAGGGCCACTTATTAATTCAAGTGGTGAGGTAATCGGAATCAATTCATTGGTAAGAAGTGGTCCTGGAGCTGGTCTAGGTTTCGCAATTCCTATAAATTTGGCTAAAAATGTTTCTGATCAGCTTCTTAAAAACGGAGAAGTTATTCATCCATACCTAGGAGTTCAATTGATTTCTTTGAATCCTAGAATGGCTAAGGAACATAATCATGACCCTAATTCAATTGTTCAACTACCTGAAAGAAACGGAGCTTTAATTCAATCAGTCATACCTAATAGTCCTGCTGAAAAAGCTGGTTTAAGAAGAGGCGATTTAGTAATAGCAGCCGAAAATGTTTCTATAGAAGAACCTAAAGCTCTCCTTGATCAAGTAGAAAAAGCTCAAATAGGTAAAGTATTTCTTCTGAATGTTTTAAGAGATAATAAAGAGATACAGATAAATATCAAACCAGAACCTCTCCCGGGTTTGACATAA
- the rimP gene encoding ribosome maturation factor RimP: MNKENKLKLENLIKIVANAFAFEICSLNIQTNKNPIVIEIILKKANGDDISLDDCALFNTPASDEIEKSNLLNCSYVLEISSQGVSDELTSERDFKTFKGFPVNVELNQKSSKLKFLNGLLYEKSKDYLAINIKGKIKKIPFDEVLKISLCTLKD; encoded by the coding sequence TTGAATAAAGAAAACAAACTTAAACTGGAAAACTTAATAAAAATAGTTGCTAATGCTTTTGCTTTCGAAATCTGTAGTTTAAATATACAAACTAATAAAAATCCAATTGTTATCGAAATAATTTTAAAAAAAGCTAATGGGGATGACATTTCATTAGATGATTGTGCGCTTTTTAATACTCCAGCATCTGATGAAATAGAAAAATCAAATCTTTTAAATTGTTCATATGTCTTAGAAATTAGTAGTCAAGGGGTCAGTGATGAATTAACCTCAGAAAGAGACTTCAAAACTTTTAAGGGTTTTCCAGTTAATGTTGAGTTAAACCAAAAGAGTTCAAAATTAAAATTTCTGAATGGTTTGCTTTATGAAAAGTCTAAAGATTATTTAGCCATTAACATAAAAGGTAAGATAAAAAAAATACCTTTTGATGAAGTACTAAAGATTAGTCTTTGCACATTAAAAGATTAA
- the nusA gene encoding transcription termination factor NusA, with the protein MALVILPGLNNLIEDISEEKKLPPNIVELALREALLKGYEKYRRTFYIGVNEDPFDEEYFSNFDVGLDLDEEGYRILSSKIIVEEVESDDHQISLLEVKQVADDAQIGDTVVLDVTPEKEDFGRMAASTTKQVLAQKLRDQQRKMIQEEFADLEDPVLTARVIRFERQSVIMGVSSGIGRPEVEAELPKRDQLPNDNYRANATFKVFLKEVSEIARKGPQLFVSRANAGLVVYLFENEVPEIQEGTVKIVAVSREANPPSRAVGPRTKVAVDSVEQEVDPVGACIGARGARIQQVVNELRGEKIDVIKWSSDPIQYILNSLSPAKVDQVRLVDPEGQHAHVLVPPDQLSLAIGREGQNVRLAARLTGWKIDVKNSHEYDQESEDAAVSELIIQREDEEKLQREAELRVEAEQAERAAEDARLRELYPLPEDDQEYGEEQYQEEDFSDNNEIETIQDSQLSAKEERKR; encoded by the coding sequence ATGGCATTAGTTATTCTCCCCGGTTTAAACAATCTCATTGAAGACATTAGTGAGGAAAAGAAGTTACCTCCTAATATCGTAGAATTAGCCTTGCGCGAAGCTTTGTTAAAAGGATACGAAAAATATAGAAGAACTTTTTACATTGGAGTTAACGAAGATCCATTTGATGAAGAATATTTTAGTAATTTTGATGTTGGATTAGATCTTGATGAAGAAGGTTACAGAATATTATCAAGTAAAATAATCGTTGAAGAAGTTGAGAGCGATGATCATCAAATATCTCTTTTGGAAGTCAAGCAAGTAGCTGATGATGCTCAAATAGGTGACACAGTAGTTTTAGACGTCACTCCTGAAAAAGAGGACTTTGGGCGAATGGCTGCTTCAACAACAAAGCAAGTTTTAGCCCAAAAGTTAAGAGATCAGCAGCGAAAAATGATCCAAGAAGAATTTGCAGATCTGGAGGATCCTGTTTTAACTGCAAGAGTTATAAGATTTGAAAGGCAATCAGTCATTATGGGTGTTAGTTCTGGCATTGGCAGACCTGAAGTAGAGGCAGAACTTCCCAAGAGAGATCAATTACCAAATGATAACTACAGAGCAAATGCAACTTTCAAAGTATTTTTGAAAGAAGTTAGCGAAATAGCTAGAAAAGGACCACAACTTTTTGTAAGTAGAGCAAATGCAGGTTTGGTAGTTTATTTATTTGAAAATGAAGTGCCAGAGATACAAGAAGGTACAGTAAAAATAGTTGCTGTTTCAAGAGAAGCAAACCCTCCTTCAAGAGCAGTTGGTCCAAGAACAAAAGTAGCTGTTGACAGTGTTGAACAAGAAGTGGACCCTGTAGGCGCCTGTATTGGAGCTAGAGGAGCAAGAATTCAACAAGTAGTTAATGAATTAAGAGGAGAAAAAATTGATGTTATTAAATGGTCATCTGATCCAATACAGTATATTTTAAACTCTTTAAGTCCTGCGAAAGTCGATCAAGTAAGACTAGTTGACCCAGAAGGGCAACATGCGCACGTACTAGTTCCTCCTGATCAATTGAGTCTGGCAATTGGTAGAGAAGGTCAAAATGTAAGACTTGCCGCAAGATTAACTGGTTGGAAGATTGATGTTAAAAATTCACATGAATATGATCAGGAATCAGAAGATGCTGCAGTCTCTGAATTAATCATTCAAAGGGAAGATGAAGAGAAGCTCCAAAGAGAAGCTGAGCTAAGAGTAGAAGCAGAACAAGCTGAGCGTGCTGCAGAAGATGCAAGATTAAGAGAGCTTTATCCGCTTCCTGAGGATGATCAAGAATATGGAGAAGAACAATACCAAGAAGAAGACTTTTCAGATAATAATGAAATAGAGACTATTCAAGATAGTCAACTATCCGCCAAAGAGGAGAGAAAACGGTGA
- a CDS encoding YlxR family protein, translating to MIQQTPVMRICISCRKTYDRKHLLKITKDHQQGIMFQKGMGRSAYICKSKICYSDSKIKKKLQKALKTFLEPEFIDIFEKEITSYNDYPNKGI from the coding sequence GTGATACAACAAACCCCTGTTATGCGCATATGCATTTCATGTAGAAAAACATATGACAGGAAACATCTTTTAAAGATTACCAAAGATCATCAGCAAGGGATCATGTTTCAAAAGGGAATGGGGCGATCAGCTTACATTTGCAAGTCAAAAATATGTTACTCAGATTCCAAGATAAAAAAAAAGCTTCAAAAAGCTTTAAAAACATTTTTAGAACCTGAATTTATTGATATTTTTGAAAAAGAAATTACAAGCTACAATGACTATCCCAATAAGGGAATATAA
- the infB gene encoding translation initiation factor IF-2 translates to MTISDKIRIYELSRDLNLENKDILDAAQKLSITVKSHSSSISAEDAKKIKNLINKKNSDKKNSDKKILSINKPSIKKDNSKQNKGDKSPVISSVKGIPLKDNSNKKPLLIKPLNKPESLKIHSNQPKNHNKPNIINSSQSQENLTKQNIQSKHSQNSNQDKKTFRNNTIPPIKSPAKPPIQLIAKPKNINNNVKSNESSKNINNSGDKRLITNKPDQNSNKLKTKNLNNRLNTPELVGAPIRRDNTSKQNNNNKNISFKQNTPNRPGMPDRPGLRNKPSDQGRPGSFNRQANPNRAAAPNRPGMPNRPGLRNKPSDQGRSGSFNRQANPNRAAAPNRPGMPNRPGMPNRPGMPNRPGMPNRPGMPNRPGAKFNGQRSSGIRKPVSPNELLQLQKTNKPEKDNLGIKNKEKQNIESPKQKVKAPNSRLNAAPSAKKTPHRAFSNSSRKPGRKDWDDSAKLEALRNKNPQKQRQKVHIIGENDDSLTSETSGYSGEKISILSASLARPKKEKSDETKSQKSIKQFKKKKKETTRQRQKRRAMELKAAKEAKQVRPEMIVVPEDNLTVQELADKLSLESSEIIKSLFFKGITATVTQSLDLATIETVAEEFGVPVLQDDIQEAAEKTVDMIESDDIDSLIKRPPVITVMGHVDHGKTSLLDSIRESRVASGEAGGITQHIGAYQVEFEHDSKKKKLTFLDTPGHEAFTAMRARGTKVTDVAVLVVAADDGCRPQTLEAISHARAAKVPIIVAINKIDKEGASPERVKQELSEKDLIAEDWGGDTVMVPVSAIKKQNIDKLLEMILLVSEVEDLQANPDRFAKGTVIEAHLDKAKGPVATLLVQNGTLKSGDVLAAGSVLGKIRAMVDEHGNRIKEAGPSFPVEALGFSEVPTAGDEFEVYSDEKTARAIVGDRATDARATKLAQQMASKRVSLSSLSTQANDGELKELNLILKADVQGSVEAILGSLEQLPKNEVQVRVLLSAPGEITETDIDLAAASGSVIIGFNTSLASGAKRAADANDVDIREYEVIYKLLEDIQLAMEGLLEPDLVEESLGKAEVRATFAVGKGAIAGCYIQTGKLQRNCSLRVMRSDKVIFEGNLDSLKRSKDDVKEVNTGFECGVGCDKFSSWIEGDIIQAFKFVTKKRTLTQ, encoded by the coding sequence ATGACTATCAGCGATAAAATCAGAATTTACGAACTTTCCAGAGACTTAAATCTGGAAAATAAAGATATATTGGATGCCGCTCAAAAACTATCAATTACAGTAAAAAGTCATAGCAGTTCTATTAGTGCAGAAGACGCAAAAAAAATAAAAAATCTTATTAATAAAAAGAATTCTGATAAAAAGAATTCAGATAAAAAAATTCTTTCCATTAATAAACCTTCAATTAAAAAAGATAATTCCAAACAGAACAAAGGAGATAAATCTCCTGTTATTTCTTCTGTAAAAGGAATACCTCTCAAGGATAATTCAAACAAAAAGCCATTATTGATAAAACCTCTTAATAAGCCTGAGAGTTTAAAAATACATTCAAATCAACCTAAAAATCACAATAAACCCAATATTATTAACAGTTCACAATCTCAAGAAAATCTTACGAAACAAAATATACAGAGTAAGCACTCACAAAATTCCAACCAAGATAAAAAAACTTTCCGAAATAACACAATCCCACCTATCAAAAGTCCCGCAAAACCGCCTATTCAACTAATTGCAAAGCCTAAAAATATAAATAATAATGTCAAATCTAATGAATCTTCCAAGAATATCAACAATTCAGGGGACAAAAGACTAATAACAAACAAACCTGATCAAAATTCGAATAAACTTAAAACAAAAAATTTGAATAATAGATTAAACACCCCTGAGCTCGTAGGAGCTCCGATAAGAAGAGACAATACTAGTAAGCAAAATAATAATAATAAAAATATTTCTTTTAAACAAAATACTCCCAACAGACCTGGCATGCCCGATAGGCCGGGATTAAGAAACAAACCATCAGATCAAGGCAGACCTGGCTCGTTTAATAGACAAGCCAATCCCAATAGAGCTGCTGCTCCCAACAGACCTGGTATGCCCAATAGGCCGGGATTAAGAAACAAACCATCAGATCAAGGGCGATCTGGCTCATTTAATAGACAAGCCAATCCAAATAGAGCTGCTGCTCCCAACAGACCTGGTATGCCCAACAGACCTGGTATGCCCAACAGACCTGGTATGCCCAACAGACCTGGTATGCCCAACAGACCTGGCATGCCCAACAGGCCTGGTGCTAAATTTAATGGCCAAAGGTCGTCTGGGATTAGGAAACCAGTCTCACCTAATGAACTTTTACAACTTCAAAAAACTAATAAACCTGAGAAAGACAACCTTGGTATAAAGAATAAAGAAAAACAAAATATTGAATCACCTAAACAAAAGGTAAAAGCTCCTAATAGCCGTCTAAATGCCGCCCCGAGTGCGAAAAAAACACCTCATAGAGCATTTTCAAATAGTTCAAGAAAACCAGGAAGGAAGGATTGGGACGATAGTGCAAAACTAGAAGCATTAAGAAATAAAAATCCCCAAAAACAAAGGCAGAAAGTTCACATTATCGGTGAGAATGATGATTCATTAACATCTGAAACAAGTGGCTACTCTGGCGAGAAAATTTCAATATTATCCGCTAGTTTGGCACGTCCAAAGAAAGAAAAATCTGATGAAACTAAATCTCAAAAATCTATAAAGCAATTCAAGAAGAAGAAAAAAGAGACCACCAGGCAAAGGCAGAAAAGAAGAGCTATGGAATTAAAGGCTGCTAAAGAAGCTAAACAAGTAAGACCAGAGATGATAGTAGTTCCCGAAGATAATTTAACAGTTCAAGAATTGGCTGATAAATTAAGTCTTGAAAGTTCTGAAATAATTAAATCTCTTTTCTTTAAAGGAATAACTGCAACTGTAACTCAATCTCTTGACTTAGCGACTATCGAAACAGTAGCGGAAGAATTTGGAGTGCCTGTTTTGCAAGATGATATCCAAGAAGCCGCTGAGAAAACAGTTGATATGATTGAATCTGATGATATTGATAGTCTAATAAAAAGGCCACCTGTTATTACTGTAATGGGTCATGTAGATCATGGCAAAACAAGTCTTTTAGACTCCATCAGAGAATCAAGAGTAGCTTCGGGAGAAGCAGGGGGGATAACTCAACATATAGGAGCTTATCAAGTTGAATTTGAACATGATTCTAAAAAGAAAAAATTAACTTTTCTTGATACTCCTGGGCATGAAGCGTTTACAGCAATGAGAGCAAGGGGTACAAAAGTTACTGATGTGGCTGTTCTTGTAGTTGCAGCAGATGATGGTTGCAGACCTCAAACACTGGAAGCCATTAGTCATGCAAGAGCTGCCAAGGTACCAATTATTGTTGCAATTAATAAAATTGATAAAGAAGGGGCATCTCCAGAAAGAGTAAAGCAGGAACTTTCAGAAAAGGATTTAATTGCTGAAGATTGGGGAGGAGATACTGTAATGGTTCCAGTAAGTGCAATCAAAAAGCAAAATATTGATAAATTACTCGAAATGATCCTATTAGTTTCAGAAGTTGAAGATCTACAAGCCAACCCTGACAGATTCGCAAAAGGCACTGTTATTGAAGCCCACCTGGATAAAGCCAAAGGTCCTGTAGCAACTTTATTAGTACAAAACGGTACCTTAAAATCTGGGGATGTTTTAGCTGCAGGCTCAGTCCTTGGGAAAATTAGAGCAATGGTTGATGAACATGGCAATAGAATTAAAGAAGCAGGACCATCATTCCCAGTGGAAGCACTAGGATTCAGTGAAGTGCCAACAGCAGGCGATGAATTCGAAGTTTACTCTGATGAAAAAACTGCTCGAGCTATTGTCGGAGATAGAGCGACAGATGCTAGAGCCACCAAATTAGCTCAGCAAATGGCCTCTAAAAGAGTTAGTTTATCCTCCCTATCAACTCAAGCAAATGATGGAGAATTAAAAGAGTTGAACTTAATTCTTAAGGCGGATGTTCAAGGTAGTGTTGAAGCGATATTGGGATCATTAGAACAATTACCAAAAAATGAAGTTCAAGTCAGAGTTCTACTCTCTGCTCCTGGAGAAATTACTGAGACAGATATAGATCTCGCAGCTGCATCAGGTTCAGTAATTATTGGGTTTAACACCTCATTGGCATCTGGAGCAAAAAGAGCCGCTGATGCTAATGATGTTGATATAAGAGAATATGAAGTAATCTATAAACTCTTAGAAGATATTCAGTTGGCTATGGAAGGTCTACTTGAACCTGATCTTGTAGAAGAATCACTAGGTAAAGCCGAAGTTCGAGCAACTTTCGCAGTTGGGAAAGGAGCTATTGCAGGCTGTTATATACAAACTGGCAAGTTACAACGGAATTGTTCTCTAAGAGTTATGAGATCAGATAAAGTAATTTTTGAGGGTAATTTAGACTCTCTAAAAAGGTCTAAAGATGATGTAAAAGAAGTAAATACAGGATTTGAATGTGGAGTTGGCTGCGATAAATTCTCTTCTTGGATTGAAGGAGACATAATCCAAGCCTTCAAATTTGTTACTAAAAAAAGAACATTAACACAATAA
- a CDS encoding DUF3493 domain-containing protein, translating to MSKIDPELKKKLLNESQAPFKGLRRILWIAFSGSAFLGLLIMLSKIASGSELQQNNLLIQLCACILFPTLLFLERNKD from the coding sequence ATGTCAAAAATAGATCCTGAATTAAAAAAGAAATTATTAAATGAATCCCAGGCTCCTTTCAAGGGATTAAGGAGAATATTGTGGATAGCTTTTAGTGGTTCGGCATTCTTGGGACTTTTAATAATGCTTTCCAAAATCGCAAGTGGAAGTGAATTACAACAGAATAACCTTCTCATACAACTTTGTGCGTGTATACTATTTCCTACTTTATTATTCCTTGAAAGGAATAAAGATTAA